From the Actinomycetota bacterium genome, the window TGAACGACCGGCCGGTGGCTTACCCTCTCACCCGGGCCATGTGCGCGCCCATGGGCGACGGGGCCACGGCGGCGATACTCTGTTCGGGAAAAGCGCTGAAGCGTTTCTCCGGCGCCCGCCCGGTGAAGATACTGGCCTCGGTGCTCACCGGCGGGATGCTGCCCGCTGGCGGAGAGACGGACCTCATCGGCACGCGGCTGAGCAAGAAGGCCTACGAGGTGGCCGGGCTGGGCCCCGAGGACATCGACGTGGCCGAGGTGCACGACGCCACCGCCTTCGGCGAGCTGCTGCAGTGTGAGGAGCTCGGTTTCTGCGGCGAGGGCGAGGGCGGCCCCTTCGCGGAGTCCGGAGCGACCAAAGTCGGCGGCAAGCTGCCGGTGAACACCAGCGGCGGCCTGGAGTGCCGTGGCCACCCCATCGGGGCCTCGGGCATCGCCCAGATAGTAGAGCTGGTCACACAGCTGCGCGGCGAGGCCGGCAAGCGCCAGGTGGAGGGGGCCAGGATCGCCATGTCCGAGAACGGCGGCGGTTTCGTCGGCACCGGCGAGGCGGCCATGTGTTTGCATATACTGGAACGCATGGGTTGAAAAGGCACCATATGCTTTGGTGGCCCGAGCCCGGGGGTGACGGTCTTCGCTCCGCACTCGCAGGCTGCATGGAGAGCATGACCGTCGGGCAACGCTGCAGCATGGCCCTTCTATCGGATTTACTGTTCGCGAAGGTCGCTTCAGACCAACCCCCGGTTCTCGGGCTGATGGCAGATCAGGTAGAGGATTTACAGCAACCCGTGGTCCCAGGTGGGGGTTTTCAACGGGCGACGCGCGAGCGCAGCAAGCTATCCATCGCTTAGATACGCACATTTGTGGCTTATTATCATAGCCCGGGAGCAGTGGTCGGGGGCAGGCTTAGCGAGACCAAAGGGGGAGAGGGAAATGGCTTCGGAGAAGTTCAAGAAGGCTTACCTGCCGGTCCATCCGGAGGCGTGGTCGCTGTCGAAGATCGTCTTCGACGACGAGAAATGCACCGGCTGCGGCAATTGCGTGCAGGCCTGCCCCATGGCCTGCCTGGAGGTGGTGGACAAGAAGGCGCGCCAGATAGACGGGGTGGTATGCATCTCCTGCTCGGCCTGCGTGTCCCACTGCGAGAAGGGCGCCACCGCCATGCAGGGCTTCTACAACGTGGAGGAGGGGGTCTTCAAGACCAAGCTCTTCCATCCCGAGGAGGGATATCCGGACATCCCGGAAGTGGAGGGCATCGACGGACTGACCCCGGTTGAGGAGGTCATCTACAAGCGCCGCAGCAACCGCATCTACTCCAAGGCCCCGGTCCCTGACGAGCTGGTGCGCCGGGTGGTCGAGGCCGCCCGCTATGCCCCCTCCCACGGTAACGGACAGCCCTGGGCTTTCATGGTCATCAACGACCGGGAGGAGATGGACTACATCGCGCAGAAGATGGACGTCTTCTATAAGCTGTTGACCAGGTTTTACTGGTCGGGAAAGACCAATCCCATCGCCAGGAGGATCCTGGGCTTGTTCAGCGCTGTGGCCCCAGGGATGACGGACCAGAGGGGGATCACCGGCGGAACGGCTATCCTGCAGCCGTCGGACGTCTTCCTGGGAGCACCCTGCCTCGTCTTGCTCCTCGCCGACACCCGGGGCATGAACGATCCCGGTATAGATATCGGCATATGCGGCACCAACATGGTGCTCGCCGCCCATTCCCTGGGGCTGGTCACCTGCTGGATGTCCTTCACCATCGGCATCAATTTCCTGCCCAAGCTGAAGAAGGAGCTTGGCATCGGGTGGCCCTACAAGGTGGCGACGGCAATCGTGCTCGGCTATCCGCGCGTGAACGCGGACACCATGGTGAAGAGGGAACTTCCCCCCATCACCTGGCGCAAGGGCGGCAAGGTGTGGACGGAAATGCCCTAGGGCGCCATTGAAGAGCCGGCAGGGCTGCATCGCGTAAGCGACAGCGACGCCCGGAGGGCGGCGCGGCGGTGTCCCAGCGCCTGGACATGTTGGTAAAGTCAGTACATTCGTGCCGACTAATGCAGACATTTCCGGGCTTGGCACGTGTTCGTATGGAATATAGCGTGCGCAGGAGGTTATGAGGATGGGCCTATTGGAGAACCTCGAGGCAAAGGACCCCCGGCTCGCCATGGTCATGCGGCTCCTGGGGCATCCGGATGTCATCCGCAGGGTGGTGCGGGGGGCGCTGGGCTCGGGTTTAATCGGGCACCGGGGCGTGTTCTCAGGGCTGCTCGAGGCAAGGGCGGAGGAGGATCCCAACCGCACCGGCCTCATCATCGACAACGGCGGCCTCTACCCCGACGACC encodes:
- a CDS encoding nitroreductase family protein, whose translation is MASEKFKKAYLPVHPEAWSLSKIVFDDEKCTGCGNCVQACPMACLEVVDKKARQIDGVVCISCSACVSHCEKGATAMQGFYNVEEGVFKTKLFHPEEGYPDIPEVEGIDGLTPVEEVIYKRRSNRIYSKAPVPDELVRRVVEAARYAPSHGNGQPWAFMVINDREEMDYIAQKMDVFYKLLTRFYWSGKTNPIARRILGLFSAVAPGMTDQRGITGGTAILQPSDVFLGAPCLVLLLADTRGMNDPGIDIGICGTNMVLAAHSLGLVTCWMSFTIGINFLPKLKKELGIGWPYKVATAIVLGYPRVNADTMVKRELPPITWRKGGKVWTEMP